The DNA segment ctgtaaagcgtctttgagtatatgaaaagcgctatataaataaaatgcattattattattattattattaaagcttACAATATTTAGTGTAagatgaagtctgattaaagttagTTCAAAGATTTGGAATgaagtagatggaaggtcaggaccacacCCTAGCTGctgataggatggtccagttgcttgataataactgggaagaaactgtccctgaatctggaggtgtacgtttacaaacatctgtacctcatgggagaggggagaagaggagtgacCGCAGTGAGACTGGTGACcagtgattatgctggtggccttgccgaggcagggtgaggtatatgtggagtcaatggaaggggggttggtttgcgtgatggactacatcatgtccacaactctctgcaatttcttgctgtcttcgaTAGAGCTGTTACCAAAGCATGCcctgatgctttctacagtgcatctgtaggaaTTATTGAGGGCTGtcagggacatgctgaacttcctaagcattTAAAAGGTGAAGCAGTTATTTTATTCCTTGCAATGGTAAATTCTTATCTTTGTATATGTTACCTTGCCTGTGTTGTGAATTCAGTTTGTACTACTTTATTGTGTGAGTGTAAAAGGGCATTAAGACAGATTTTAAAAGTTATAGTTTAACATTTGAAGATTAATAGGTAGGATAATTTGTCTTCAAAGTAAATTATGTTTACTGGCTTTTGTGGTTGCTATTTTGCAGGCAAAATAATATAAGATAAACATGAAAGATTAGAATGTGGAAATATTTTGTTATTGAAGCAGAATGAGGCATCACAGTCTGAGgagagagaaggtagacacaaaatgctggagtaactcagcggttcaggcagcatctcgggagagaaggaatggatgacgtttggggtcgagacccttcttcagactgatcagaggaGAGAGAGACTGATGTAGACATCATGGCTTGCTGCACCTTCCCCACACCGCTACTTGATAATATTTTGTGTTGTTCAGATGCTTCTCAATGTTTGGGAGCTAAGGCAATTTAAGTGCACACTGCCAGGTTAGTGAGAGAGTGACATTATGGGGGTTGCATTCCTCAAACAGTCCAGTGCAATTTCCTGTAGATCAAAGCCCCATCATCTGCACTTAAAAAACAGTTTGTCTATTTACTCCCTTCACATAAATTCTGTAATTTATGACATAAATGTTATTATACTTTATCTCAAATTTTTGGCAAGTAATTTGTGAATTCTTACAGACAAATTTCCTTTGCCCAAACGGCTGCAATATTGAGGCCACCTGTACTGAGCttattttctctctccatagaatcAAGTGCAACGAGAAATAAAGTATGCGATGCAATCACTTCCATGGATAAGTATTCCAACGGTTGGACTGTTCTTTGCAGAAATCCGTGGCTACAGCAAATTGTACGATAACATCGAGGAATCCCCTTATGGTAAGTGTTGAGGAAGAAGTGTAGCAGAGCCGGGAAGTGGGCTAATCTGGTGGTGTTGCCACTTGCGTGCTGGATATTTCTCACTTTTATTTCATCTTCTTGCACTGAAATCCATCCTCAAACAGCAAACTAGAAATGAATGGCTGCAATTTTAAACCTGCTAGTTTGGTTTGGTTGAGGACAAGAATGTTGTCATGTTTTCTCCACTTGGAGAGTCTTCAATGTGTTGTAAGAAACAAGTGTAGTCATTTACAAGTGAGGTGCGTCAGAGTTTTTTTCACATTGGATGGAAAATCTCTGAAAATGTTCTACTGCAAGGTTGCAGATGCAGGATCAATTTAAATAGATGGTTATTCTACTCTATTTAGCCAGAGGAATTTACATAGATGTAGATAAATTCACCTTTTCACTTCTATGTTTTGTCActctctccacccatctgccaattaccaCATTCCCcttcctcgcctgtatccacctatcacttgccaggcttcaaCTCACCCCCATCACTCTTTTCCAGAATTCGCTCCACccaattccatcagtctgaagaagggtcctgacttgaaatgtcatctgtccattctctccacagatgctgtccaaccTACTGAATTCTTCTTGCAATTTAGTGCTTTGCTGTAGATAAATTGTCCAAGATTTTTTAATGGGGGATTGACACAGAAGAGgttggagaccaaggacagatcagccatgatcatattgaaggaccaaatggcctgctccagcTCCTAGTTTCTTGTTTTACTGTAAAATCAAAACCTTTtctctctacctcggtacacatgacaataataaactaaactaaactaggctataTTTTGTTATACCGATGAATGCCTTAAGATCTGGATTTACTTTAAACCACTCTTTTTCAGAAGTTCAAAGGAAGCAGCTTTCTTGTCCAAATATTCGAACCTACTATGTTTCCCAGCTTCACTGCCAAACTATTATAATTGTCGTGGAGGCATCCTTGAATGTTTTAGATGTTAACTATGGAATACAAATGAAAGTTGCCGTAACTGCACAATGACTGTGGAGAATTAGCATTTTTTATGTTTGCGGATAGTTTAAGGAGACTTTCTTTATACTCACCAGCACCAAGTCGTAAATCAGCGACTCTGTGATCCTGAGTGAAGTTATGTAATCTGTAAGTGTTGAGTAATCTCTGTACTGAACCTCCAACCTTCTTTCTTTTCAGGTTGGTTTGGAGTGGTGCTCAGTATGATGTCCTTCCTCTTCTTCACAGACATGTGTATCTACTGGATCCATCGGTTTCTTCATCACAGGTTCTTCTATAAAGTAAGAAGCTTGGGGCTGGGTGACAGGTTTGAGAAATGCATATGTGGAAGGTATTCAAAGGTCTAGCTGCTATTTCATTGCATAATCCAGCATCTTTGTGGTGTTGTACCTGTGCCAGCTCTTTGAAGGAGCTGCTCCATTAGTTCCAACCCTCCCAATGCTGCTGCCCTGCCCTGACACTGCAAATTCTTATATTCATGTGTGAATCGTGAATGTTTGAGAACGATCAGTGAATGCCTTGCCTGAACATATGGTCTTGAATTCATTCCCCTTGTGTTATATTTAATTAATAAAACACCATTGACAAGCTATAATTTCATGGACCCGGCTTTATCTTTTGATTAGTCATAGTGAGgatggtccagaaccaggggccacagtttaagaataaggggtaggccatttagaactgagatgaggaaaaactttttcagtcagagagttgtgaatctgtggaattctctgcctcagaaggcagtgaaggccaattctctggatgaatttaagagagggctagatagagctcttaaggatagtggaatcagggggtatggggagaaggcaggaccagggtactgattgagaatgatcagccatgatcacattgaatggcggtgctggctcgaagggccgaatggcctcctcctgcacctattgtctattcatagcTTGAAAAGCATTGTAAGTAATATCAAACACGTGTTGTAATTTAACATGAGTACTTAATGTGTGGATTGTTTAAACCTCTGGTATTGCCTTTAGCGCTTGCACAAGCCGCACCATACTTGGAAGCTTCCAACGCCATTTGCAAGTCATGCCTTTCACCCAGTGGATGGCTTCCTGCAGAGTATCCCATACCACATCTACCCATTCCTCTTCCCACTGCACAAAGTGGTCTACTTGGGTCTCTACGTCTTTGTCAACATTTGGACGGTGTCCATTCACGACGGGGACTACAGAGTGCCCAGAATTCTTGAGGGCATCATTAATGGGTCGGCTCACCACACAGATCACCATCTGTTCTTTGATTATAACTATGGGCAGTACTTCACACTGTGGGACCGAATTGGAGGCTCCTACAAACATCCGTCAGCCTTGGAAGGCAAAGGACCAAGGGACTACATGAGCAACTTGAAGGCCAAGGGAAAGCTTTTGGATCGGGCATCCACCACTGCCGACAAAGAAGAATGAGCAGCGTGCATTTCCCCATTATTGGCCAGCCGTAATCTCAGTGGAGCTCCTTGTCTTTATCCCACACTGTTCTGACACAATCTACCCAATAATCTGCTAATATTTTCTGCGTTCTTGCAAGTGAGACCAGTTTGAAGTGAGCAATATAAACTAGCCTTGTGTGAGATGTGGTGAGGATACCACTTCCATATCTCTTTGCAGATTGGATGTAATTTTGTGGAAAGCCTGGCGGTGTATTGAATGTGGCACAGAATATCTGAAGACCTCTGTACCATGGCCTGGGTGTACTATTGAAGCAAATGCTGTAGTGTCACTGAGCACTTCACATTTTGGGTACAGGTGATTCCTGGCTGTCCAGTTTTAATTATGAAAGATATAATGGGAATAGAATGATTGCTGAGGATCTAGATTATTGTGAATCTGATTGCAAGCATTAAAGCTAAATTCTGTTCCATAAAATTGTccttgtattttaaatattttagaaATGTATTGTTGGATTTTACTGATGAATAACACAGCATCTGAAATGAAATTGAACTATTGGGGCTTAAACCATCTTGCTTTGTTTCGTTTAATGTTTACTTACTATATGATTTTTCTCTGCTTGTGATGAATTGTATCGTGAAATGACATGTTATTTTGAGATTGAAATATAATTAATCTTAAAAAATTGATTGCATATCTCGTATTACAATTGTGTTGTACTGTAATGAATGTGTTACAACACTTTCAGCAATGAATCCTGGGTTCAAATCCAATGTGGAAAGATTGAATTTACTAATGTTATAAAGCACATAAAAGGACTCTTTGGTCCATTACTTTCATGCCAACCTTGTGTTTGAAGATTTGGAGGGAATTGTAACAGAATCACTGAATTGTAACAGAATCACTGAATATGTATAAATGTGGCGTTCTTCATCATTTAAATGACTGACTTAGAAGACCATAAAGGTGTATCATGCGAGAAATGGTGACATATTGACCTAGGTAGGCTGCATGTGCTTGGGTACGGAAGGGAAAAATCTGCTTTCATCTCCAATGCCATCCAGCCTCACAAAATCCCAAGTAATGAAATCATAGATGATTGCACCATAAAGTTTATTTTGTGATTGGTGTTTTGCAGGAGCCTATTAATGTAATATTGGTTGCCTATGTTAGGAAAACAGAAGGGAACATTGTTtatccaatttattttttaaatccacgtttcctttaaaaaaaaaaaaagtacaggTCCCTTTTACAGTCAAACACTTCAAGTGTGTAATCAATCATCTTCTTGTTGTTGTGTCAGAAATTGGAATGATGGCTGATAATAGCAGTGGATTCCACGTGTAACATTTATTTTAAGGGCTGCACATCGAGggacattcccccctccccctctttacaTTAATGAAAGCATTGCATGTTGAATCCATCGGCAACAACATCTTGTGCATCCACAGTGACCAGAAACCTAACCAGGCTAACAGTGTTTGCAAGAGGAGAATAAATACTGGGTATCTTGTAACTTTGCCACAGCTGCAAGGCACAAGGCAGGAACAGAGTGGAATACTCATGAGTGCAGTTCTACGAATACTCAACCTACAATATCCATGACAAAGTTGAAGCCACAACCCTCAACATTTAATTCCCCTCACTGGCAATTAGCGACAGTGCAGCGTATTGATTGCAGCATCTCAGAATGAACCACTTTGAAAGTATTTCCCAAGCCTGGAACATCTGACAAAGGACACTGATGCTTGGAAGCATGGGTCTTCATGTTCCCCTGTGGGCCATCCCGTCCTCACTTGCAAACTTATATCCCTTCCGTCACCAAGCTGGatacagagtggtgcagcgggtagtgctgctgtttCACATCTCCAGTGACTCTGGTTCAGTCTGATCTGGAGCGCTGTGTGCTGGAGTTTACACTGAACGCACAGGTTCCCCTCCAACCCTATAGGTGTGGCAAATGAATCAAAAAAGGAAATTGGTGGGGCAAGTGTGAACGAGTAAATCACAGGGCTACATTGGAGTAGGGTCTACTAGCAACTGGCATGAGCTCAATAAGCCAGTAATCAcctgttcataagacataggagcagaattaggccattcggcccattgagtctgtccaccattcaatcatggctgatctatttttccctctcgacaccattctcctgccttctccctgcaaccttggacacccgtactaatggagAACCTATCATTCCCCgcattaaaaatactcaatgttgacctccaccaccttctgtggcaatgaatttcacgatTCGCCACACTCTgattaaacaaattcctcctcatttccattctaaaggtacattccttttattctgagactatgccctctgatcctagatttTCCCATtgctggaaatatcctctccacatccactctataagtATGTGGTTGTAGGTGATGACCTCTTGCAGGTGAGTACTTCAGGATGCTTGGTAATTTGGAAAGTTGGGATGAATAGACAACAAGGAAATATACGACAAGGCTGGTGAGGAAACGGCTCAGAATCGCACTACTATTTCATCATGGTCCAGTTGAGGGCAGCAAAGAGCCAAATGTTTCAACCAAGGTGCAGATGgttagatgtgcaggaaggaactgcaggcgctggttttttcaccgaagataaacacaaaatgctggagtaactcagcaggacaggcagcatcttggttaAAAACAAATTAAGTTGGATCAGAAACTGCTGATTTGATATTCGGGGAAACATCAATACCCTGTATATGTGTACTTTAGTGAAATGTTATGGGtatatcagcatggatttatgaaaggtaaattatgtctgacgaatcttatagaatttttcgaggatgtaactagtagagtggataagggagaaccagtggatgtgttatatctggacttccagaaggctttcgacaaggtcccacataagagattagtatgcaaacttaaagcacacggtattgtgggttcagtattgatgtggatagagaactggctggcagacaggaagcaaagagtaggtataaacgggtccttttcagaatggcaggcagtgactcgaggggtaccacaaggctcagtgctgggaccccagctatttacaatatatattaatgatttggacgagggaattgaatgcaacatctccaagtttgcggatgacacgaagctggggggcagtgttagctgtgaggaggatgctaggaggctgcaacgtgacttggatcggttaggtgagtgggcaaatgcatggcagatgcagtataatgtggataaatgtgaggttatccactttggtggcaagaacaggaaagcagactattacctgaatggtggcggattaggagaaggggagatgcaacgagacctgggtgtcgtggtacaccagtcattgaaagtaggcatgcaggtgcagcaggcagtgaagaaagcgaatggtatgttggcattcatagtgaggggatttgagtataggagcagggaggttctgctgcagttgtacagggcattggtgagaccacacctggagtattgcgtacagttttggtgtcctaatctgaggaaagacattcttgccatagagggagtacagagaaggttcaccagattgattcctgggatggcaggactttcatatgaagaaagactggatagactaggcttatactcgctggaatttagaagattgaggggggatcttatagaaacttacaaaattcttaaggggttggacaggctagatgcaggaagattgttcccgatgttggggaagtccagaacaaggggtcacagtttaaggataaaggggaagtcttttaggaccgagatgagaacgttttttttcacacagagagtggtgaatctgtggaattctctgccacagaaggtagttgaggccagttcattggctatatttaagagggagttagatgtggcccttgtggctaaagggatcaggaggtatggagagaaggcaggtacgggatactgagttggatgatcagccatgatattgaatggcggtgcaggctcgaagggccgaatggcctactcctgcacctattttctgtttctataaccaTTAGAAGGGAGATCGTTTGACAACATAGAATATTCTAGAAATGCAGATCTTCCCAAATTACGATTGCCTGATTTGTGCGCGACCTGTACACATGACGGAGCGTTTGGGAGACCCGCGGGTGGAGCTGCCAACTGCTGCCAGGCTAATTCACCTTCTGCCAGGTGAGAACCCAGCTTAGGAATTATCATTGCATCTTGCACAGAAATCTGAATGTTTGACATTCATGTTGCCCTTGGTTGGTctatgttttaattttaatttgttgACAGAAGTTGACATTTCTGCCTTGCAAACTGTAGGGGTTACAGACAGTTCTCAGGACAGAATCCCGCATTTACCTGGGCACAACCTGTACTCAGCTGGttcggcagcatcttggagaaggAGCAAGAGAAAATGTTTCTCTCTTTGCAGTTACTGCTCAGTTTTCTGAatacttccaacattttctgcttttatttcacacTTTTGGTCTCAGCAGCATTTTGCTTTGTTAGTCAGTTTGACTTTTCTTTTCTTTGAGTGTTGGAGATAACTTGCTTCCATCTCGATGTTATGGCCAATGTTGGAAGCACAGATTAAAGCATTGGAAGTCCTGAGCAATGGCATGGATCCTGAACTATCTTAGCTATAATGGATagcttctctctcactccttacAGAAGAGAACTCTGATCTCATGTCGTTCTCTTAAACATGTTAGAATAGCTACTCTAAATTATCAGACTTTAGTTTTATGTTTTATATTAGAATCCATCTTTATTCAGGTTCTCGGTTCCATTGCAATTTAACAGTGTTGCTAATTAAGCATTCCTATATTCCTTTCTGTTCTGTTTCCCTTTCGTGATGTGCAAGGTAATATACGCTTATGATGTAAGCTTTGGTTTGTGGAGTTGTGGTGTAACTGAAACCAGTGTTGGTGTACCTGAAGGCAGCAGAGACAAGCTGATGTGGTctatctgtaaatttccccactgCCAGTTCCAAACTGATTTCACTGATGAGTTTTGGTCTGATAGAATTGTTTGTAAAATGGTCTTTGGCTTTCCTGATCAGAGAAATACAGTGACTCATTGGTGAAGTTCCATCTTAGCTGATGACTGAACCTGAGAGTCAAAACTAGTTACATGATCAAACCTCAAGCACCAACCAGCACCCTGTGAGCCCAATTTTAAATTATTGATGTATATTAAAGAAACAAAGTGGTCTTGGCACTGGAGAACATCATTGAACACTTCAAGTCAGTCAGCAACTTTCACTGAGGAAAACGTGGTCGATGCATTAGAAATGGACATCCCAAAGGTGTTTAATGAAGAGCCACATTATGTTGTCACTGTGGCTTGAAGACCTTGGAATAAAGGAGTCTGTAGCAGATGATAACAACATTGGCTACCAAGAAACAAAGATATTGAATTAGCTACCAAGAAACGCTGCTCCTCTTAATATATATTAACTTTGAATTGGGCATATGGGGAGTAATTTCTTAATTGGCAGGTAATTATATCTTGGAGGTGAAGTGAAGACAGGTAGGATGAATGGATAATGGATCAGATAATGCTGAGAAAGGAAAAGCATTCCATTTTgatagaaaaaaagagaaagggtCAGATGATTAAGAgggcattccagagagagctagatagagctcttaaggatagcggagtcagggggtatggggagaaggcaggaacggggtactgattgagaatgatcagccatgatcacattgaatggtggtgccaaatggcctacacctattgtttattgtctacatgtacaagagcagagagagagaatgaagatGTTTGACAGAAGGATGAAAACTACCGAGGGATATTTTAAATGCAAACAAGTAGACCTATTGCTGTGACTGGGCTTCTTCCACGCTGCAACCATCCTAGAGTCCCCTGACGTCAGGGGAAGACTACTTGGACTTGCTTTAATGTCTGCAAACACATCACATAGATTCCATTCTGAATTGCAGCACTAAAGTGAACAGAAGTATTAGCTGTGGTGCAGTGTTAGCATTTTGCCTCTGAGTCCAAAGGTTGTGGTCTCATGTCTAAAACCCGAGGATAAAGAACGGGCCCTGAGACTGTATTGTATTATTGAGGGGAGTTACACAACCATCAACGTTATATTTTGCAAGAGACATTAAACTGGGACCCATCTGCTCTCTCTGATAGAATACAAACAATCCCGTGGTATTTCAAAGAATAACATTGGGAGTGTTTCTTGTGTCCTGGCCAACACTGATCCTTTAATACATGTTGAACACTGATTGGATGTCCACTATCACATTGCTCTGCCCAGATTGTCCTATTTGCCTTTGACATAGAGGGACAGTTGTGGCCAGCTGCCCAACTCTCCGTCTCATTCCCCCATTTATTTCCCTTGGGCTACTTTCACATGCCCCCTAATTCACCTTCATGAAAGAGCGATTTACAGTGACTAATTAACCTAACACCCAGTTTGTCATTGAGATCAGTGAGGGAGCTGCAACACCTGTGGAAAACCCACACTCTTGTGGAGAGCATGCCAACTTCACACGTACAACTtaacggtatgaacgttgaattctccagtcTTGTTTCCCACCAtcacggtagtaaggaaggctaattcaatgctagcatttctatcaagaggactggaatacaaaaacagagatgtaatgctgaggctctataaggcgctggtcaggccgcatttggagaactgtgagcaaatgtgggccacatatctgaggatatgttggctgaggaagagggtccagaggaggttttatatgaatgattccaggaatgagtcgACTCGATGACTAGTGAActtgttataggagtagaattactcCAATAACAAGTAATAGTTATTCCCTGTGTCCCATCCAGATGCACACTCATCTCTCCCACTCATTCCTAGCCTATGTCCACCTGCCTCccaagcaaccccccccccccaccaactcacctgtatccacccacaacctgccaggctttgtcccagccacaactcttttcccactttctccccttgctacaaagtctgaagaagggtcccgacccaaaa comes from the Rhinoraja longicauda isolate Sanriku21f chromosome 32, sRhiLon1.1, whole genome shotgun sequence genome and includes:
- the sc5d gene encoding lathosterol oxidase, translated to MDIVLHYADDHVFTPYVYPSSWLESGTLRQLISLLIVTNLGATVIYLSFGMLSYYLIFDHTLKKHPQYLPNQVQREIKYAMQSLPWISIPTVGLFFAEIRGYSKLYDNIEESPYGWFGVVLSMMSFLFFTDMCIYWIHRFLHHRFFYKRLHKPHHTWKLPTPFASHAFHPVDGFLQSIPYHIYPFLFPLHKVVYLGLYVFVNIWTVSIHDGDYRVPRILEGIINGSAHHTDHHLFFDYNYGQYFTLWDRIGGSYKHPSALEGKGPRDYMSNLKAKGKLLDRASTTADKEE